The following proteins are co-located in the Fimbriiglobus ruber genome:
- a CDS encoding magnesium chelatase — translation MTAPATRPTTLRDLRESGWKPKSVKKELQDNFLAALKSGEELFPGIVGYDDTVIPEINIAVLAGHDMLFLGEKGQAKSRLMRSLVRYLDEVIPYLAIPGCPVHEDPYHPITSAGKRLVAGTPEAEIPIAWWPRAERYVERLAPGTKFADIIGEIDPAKLAIGTSMSAEDALHFGLIPRMHRGIFAMNEIPELDELIQVGLFNILEERDVQIRGYPIQFDLDVLILFSANPSTYNRSGKVIPQLKDRIGSLIQTHYPTERAVGIQITEQEAVDLDVAGEYPVTVPYFMKEIVEQISVSARKSKYVDHTSGVSARFSLANYRTMVASARHRGVVLNEKPAVPRVSDLGHLPTSALGKLELDLLGTHQMSEKQVLEAIVAEAVGAVFEEYVDKHGLDEIAEVFGKGVKIEVGDMLPSSDYARRLKRVPKAWEKAFEVNVGENDAVRASCVEFVLAGLYATDRISRSAKHGRIVYET, via the coding sequence TTGACCGCTCCCGCCACCCGGCCGACGACGCTCAGAGATTTGCGCGAATCCGGTTGGAAACCCAAATCCGTCAAGAAAGAGCTGCAAGACAACTTCCTGGCCGCCCTCAAGAGCGGCGAGGAACTCTTCCCTGGCATTGTCGGGTACGACGACACGGTGATTCCCGAGATCAACATCGCCGTGCTAGCCGGGCACGACATGCTGTTTCTCGGCGAAAAAGGGCAGGCGAAAAGTCGGCTCATGCGGTCGCTCGTGCGCTACCTTGATGAAGTGATCCCGTACCTCGCCATTCCCGGGTGCCCGGTCCACGAAGACCCGTACCACCCGATCACCAGCGCCGGCAAACGACTCGTCGCCGGGACGCCGGAGGCCGAGATTCCGATCGCGTGGTGGCCGCGGGCGGAGCGGTACGTCGAGCGGCTCGCCCCGGGGACCAAGTTCGCGGACATCATCGGCGAAATCGACCCCGCCAAACTGGCGATCGGCACGAGCATGTCGGCCGAGGACGCCCTCCATTTCGGGCTGATCCCGCGGATGCACCGCGGGATCTTCGCCATGAACGAGATCCCCGAGCTGGACGAGTTGATCCAGGTCGGCCTGTTCAACATCCTCGAAGAACGGGACGTCCAGATCCGCGGCTACCCGATTCAGTTCGACCTGGACGTGTTGATCCTCTTCTCGGCGAACCCGAGTACGTACAACCGGTCCGGCAAGGTGATTCCACAACTCAAGGATCGGATCGGCTCGCTGATTCAAACGCATTACCCGACCGAGCGCGCCGTGGGCATTCAAATCACCGAGCAAGAGGCCGTAGACCTCGACGTGGCCGGCGAGTACCCGGTCACCGTTCCTTACTTCATGAAAGAGATCGTCGAGCAGATCAGTGTTTCGGCCCGGAAGTCGAAGTACGTCGACCACACCAGCGGGGTGAGCGCGCGGTTCAGCCTGGCAAACTACAGGACAATGGTCGCGTCCGCCCGGCACCGGGGAGTCGTTTTGAACGAGAAACCGGCCGTCCCGCGCGTCAGCGACCTGGGCCACCTGCCCACCTCGGCGCTGGGGAAACTCGAACTCGACCTGCTGGGCACGCATCAAATGTCCGAGAAGCAGGTCCTGGAAGCGATTGTCGCCGAGGCCGTCGGCGCGGTATTCGAGGAGTACGTGGACAAGCACGGGCTGGACGAGATCGCCGAGGTGTTCGGCAAGGGCGTGAAGATCGAGGTGGGCGACATGCTCCCGTCGTCCGACTACGCCCGGCGGCTGAAGCGGGTGCCCAAGGCGTGGGAGAAAGCGTTCGAGGTGAACGTCGGCGAGAACGACGCCGTCCGGGCTTCGTGCGTCGAGTTCGTCCTCGCGGGGCTCTACGCGACGGACCGCATCAGCCGGTCGGCGAAGCACGGGCGAATTGTGTACGAGACGTGA